A region of the Pedococcus aerophilus genome:
GCGGCGGTGATGCGGCGCAGGCCCTCGGTGAAGCCGGGGGCCGGCGGGACGACACCCATGTTGCCCGGCGAGGCCTCGGTGATGATCGCGGCGATCTCCGAGCCGCGGGCGGCGAACGCCTCCTCGACGGCTGCGAGGTCGTTGAACGGCAGGACGATGGTCTCGGCGGCCATCTCCTTCGGCACCCCCGCGGAGTCGGGCAGCGCGAACGTCGCGACACCGGAGCCTGCCTGGGCCAGGAGGGAGTCGACGTGGCCGTGGTAGCAGCCGGCGAACTTCACGATGAGCGAACGACCGGTGTAGCCACGAGCGAGGCGGATGGCGCTCATCGTCGCCTCGGTGCCGCTGGAGACGAGGCGGACCTGCCCGACCGGCTCGACGCGGGCGACGATCTCCTCGCCGAGCGCGACCTCGTTCTCGCTGGGCGTGCCGAACGAGAAGCCTTGGGAGACAGCAGCACTCACGGCCTCGACGACTGCCGGGTGGCCGTGACCGAGGATCATCGGACCCCAGGAGCAGACCAGGTCGACGTACTCGCGACCGTCCACGTCGGTGAGGTACGGGCCGGTGCCGGAGGCCATGAAGCGGGGCGTGCCACCGACGGCGCGGAAGGCTCGGACCGGGGAGTTCACGCCCCCGGGGGTCACGGCGAGCGCGCGTTCGAGGAGGGCCTGCGAAGCCGGGGCGTCGAAGGGGTGTGCCGTCATGCCACCCATTGTCACAGCCGTTCCTGAGGAGCGACGGACGGGTGTGGCGGCAGGCGTGCGCAGACTCACACCGCACGGGGGTGGTGGAGGACTCAGACCTCGCTGCAGGAGGGCAGGCCACCGGCGAGGATCGCGTCGCGCATCGCGGCCATGGCCACCCCGAGGGTGGTGAACTGCTCGGGCGTCATCGTGTCGACGATGTTGCGGCGGACGCTCTCGATGTGGACCAGGGCCATCTCCTCGACCGACCGCTGGCCGAGCTCGGTGAGGACGAGCTCGACCCCGCGGCGGTCCTCGAGACAGGACTCACGACGCACCCAACCCCGCTTCTCCAACCGGGCGGCGGTGTGGGTGAGGCGGCTGCGGGACTGCACCACGAGGTCGGCGAGGCCGGACATCCGCAGTCGGCGGCCCGGCGCCTCGGACAGCATGGAGATGATCTCGTACTCGGAGAGCTGCACCCCGTGGGACTGCAGGTCCCGGTCCAGCGCCGCCTCGAGCAGCCGGCTCCCGCGCAGGTAGGCGCGCCACGCCTCCTGCTGATCGGGGGTCAGCCAACGCGGTGGTGCGGTCACGGCGGTGCTCATGGTCGTCAAGTATTCCATCTCCTCGGTGTTGTTGAAATATAAATCAATCCTGCTATGTTCAACCCAGTGACACCGCGGAAAAGTCCCGCGGACCACACCCGCCACCACCACGGCTCACCACAGGAGACACCATCATGGCCAGCATCAAGGACCTTTCCGCCGGAACCTGGAACGTCGACGCCTCGCACAGCGAGCTCGGCTTCACCGCCCGCCACCTCATGGTCACCAAGGTGCGCGGCAAGTTCAACGAGTTCGAGGCGACCGCGACCGTCCCCGAGGACGTCACCGCCTCCACGATCAACGCCACGGTCCAGCTCGCCTCCGTCGACACCGGCTCCGCCGACCGCGACGCGCACATCAAGGGCGAGGACTTCTTCGACGTGGAGAAGAACCCCACCATGACCTTCACCTCGACCGAGGTCACCGAGGACACCCTCAAGGGCGACCTCACCATCAAGGGCGTCACCAAGCCGGTCGAGTTCGACCTCGAGTTCAACGGCCTCGCCACCGACCCGTGGGGCAACCAGAAGGCCGGCTTCGAGGCCAGCACCGAGATCAACCGCAAGGACTTCGGCCTCGAGTGGAACGTTGCCCTCGAGGGTGGCGGCGTCCTCGTCTCCGAGAAGATCAAGATCAACCTCGACATCCAGCTCGTCAAGGCTGCCTGAGCCTGAACGCGCGAGAAGGGCCCGGTTCCGTGACGGAACCGGGCCCTTCTGCATCACCTCAGCGGGCGGTGGCCTTCGAGGCCAGGGTGCCGCCGGCGGCGTCCTGCCACCCGACGTACACCGTCACCCCGCCCTTGGGCTCACGGTCGAGCACGACGCCGTACTCGTGCTTCCCCGCCGCCACCTTCACGGTCCGGCTGCCGAGGACGCCGGTCGCGTCGACCACGTGGACATGAGCGGTCCCCGCGGCGTTCGCGCGCATCCGCACCAAAGCCGTGTCACCACGCAGCCGGGCCTTGTCCACCCAGCCGCTGTTCGCCCGCGTGCTGGCCGCGCCGCCGGCGAGCGGGACGTCGATGGCCACCGCCTGCTGCAGGCTCTGCGGCGAGTCGAGCGAGGACAGTGCGCTGAGCGGGATCACCGGCTCGGGCGCCGTGGTCGGACGACCGGCCGGCGGCGTGTAGCCCTCGACCTCCGCCTGGCCCCAGCGGTACGGGTCACCCTGCACCCCGCCCCACGTCGACCAGCCGATGCGCGTCTGCCCCGTCTTGTCCTGCGTGTCCGAGTCGTAGACGAACAGGTTCAGCCCCATCCGCTGCGGGTCGACCGCCCCAGGGAGCAGCGACATCGGGATCGACGTCTCGACGGTGTACCCGCCGGACCGGACCTTCGACGCCACCTTCATCCCCGGCGCCGTCTCGGCTCCCGGACCCTGGTGGTTGTCGGCGTCCCGCTCGTAGCAGGGGCCGCCCTCCGCGGTCACCGGGAGGATCGCCGCCTTGAAGGTCGTCGAGGTGTTCTCCGACGTCCCGCGCGGGTCGATCGCGAGCTCCACGGAGTCTGTGCGCCAGTGCCGCTTGCAGTCGGCGGCGTCGAGCTTCGTGCCGAGGGTGTCGTCGGTGACGTCCACCAGCACGAACAGCGTGTCGTCACGCCAGGCCAGCTTCGCGGTCGCCGAGCAGTCGGCGGCCGACGTGCAGGCCGTGCCCTCCCACAGGCGCGAGATGTCGATCGCCTCGCCGGGGTACTCCCCCGCCGTGTCGACGCCGTCCACCTCGGGTGCGGCCGCGGCCTGCCCGATGGTGGTGCGCGGCACCAGCTCGAGCGCGGCAGCCGCCTTGCTCGTGCCCGCCGCCGACGTCGTGGTGATCGTGTAGGCGTAGTCACCGGCCGGTGCGCCGAGGGTGCCGCCCTGGTTCGACGTCTTGAGCGTGGTGTCGGTGTTGGTGACGGTGAACGTCACCGCCCCCGTGCCGCCCGCCGCGACCGGCCCGTACGCCGCCGTGCCCGGCTGGGCGGTGAAGCCCGCCGGGAGGTCGAGGGCCACGGTCCCGGACTGCGGGGCAGCCGAGTTGTTGCGCAGGTCGACCCGCACCTGGCGCGACGCGCCGGAGGCGAGCGAGAGCACCGGGCTGACCGTGCCGCTCAGCTGCGGCTGGCCGGCGGTCGCCCCGGTCCACTTCTCGAAGTCGGCGACCTGCGGCAGCAGCTGCTGGCTGCCGGCCACCGGGGCCACGACCTGGACCGGGCGGTCGGAGTAGCCGTTGCCCTCGTCGGTGCGCAGGGTCGCGGCGACGCGGGCGCGCTCCCCCACGGTGGCGCCGGCGGCCGGTGTCACGGTGAACGTCTTCGTCACCGTCCGGCCCGCCTTGACGGTGCCGAGGTCACCGTTGCCGACGACCGTCCACCCGGACGGGACCGAGGGCTTGAGCGAGGCACGGTGCAGACCCTTGGCGGGTGCGGTGACCTCGACGGTCGCCGTGAACGGCTGGCCGGCCAGCACGCCGAACTTCGTCGTGGCCACCCGCATCCGGGTGCCGAGCGGCACGGTTCCCGCGGCGCGGGTCACGGCACCGTCGAGCGCTGCCGAAGGCTTGCCTGCGGCAGCCGACCCCGGCGCCGGGAACGGGACCCGCGAGTCGACCTGCTGGAAGTAGTCGCAGCCCAGCGCACTCGGGTCGCTGGGCACGTCGGGGAAGGTCGCCCAGCCCTGCGAGGCGTATACCCGCTGGGCGTCGCGCTCGATGGCGGCCCACGTCCGACCTGACTTCGCGCGCTCACCGGACCACACGCCGTACACGTTCTGCGTGGTGTCCTTGAGGGTGAACCCGGTCGCGCACGCCGCGCCGGTCGGCGAGGTGGCGGCCGAGCCGCGCACGAGCAGCCGCAGGGGCGCCCAGGTCTTCAGGCCCTCCTTGCTCAGCTGCTCGGGGAAGCGCGTCGGGTCGGCGGCCGCGGTGAACGCCTCGATCGCGAGGCGTCCGGCCTCCTGGTGGTTGCCGTGGTTGCCCGGTGACGGCGCGGGGTTCATCGTCGAGAGGATCTCCGGCCGCGTCTGGCGGATGATCCGCACCACCTTGCCGAGGGTGTCCTCGTGGTCCCAGATCTGCTGGGTCAACGGGTTGGAGACGGTGTAGTAGAAGTCGACCTTGTCGAGGTTGAAGACGTCGGTGATGCCGGCCTTGCCGACCGCGGCACGCTCCTCCTTCTCGCGCAGGAGCCCGAGCGCCGGTCCCTCCTCGGGTCCGACGGCATTGCCCCCGCCCTCGCCGCGGGTCACCGTGATGACCCCGGTCCGCAGACCGTACTTCTCTCGCCACTCGCCGTACGCCGAGAGCTGCCCCGCCTCGTCGTCCGGGTGGGCCCCGATGAACAGCGCCCCGAGGTCGACCGGCGTGCCCGCCGACGTGGTGCGGTCCGGCGGCTTGGGCCCTCCTCGGTCCTGCGGCGCTGCTGCTGCGCCACCGGCTGCGGCGAGCCCGAGGGCTGTCGCTGTGGCCAGGGCTGCAGCGCAGGCTGCCGCTCTGGCGCGTGGTCGTGTCCCTGCGATCATCGTTGACCTCCTGGGTCGGGGTTGCGGTGCGTGGTTACTCCCGGACTGCCCCCTCGAGCATCCCGGCGATGAAGTGGCGCTGGAGGAAGACGTAGAGCAGGACCACGGGCGTCGCGACGATGCAGGCACCGGCGGCGAGCAGGGTGAAGCCCTGGGTGTACTGGCCCTGGAAGAAGGCGAGGCCGAGCGGCGCCGTGCGCAGGCTCTCCGAGGTGACCATGACCAGAGGGATGAGGAACTCGTTCCACGTCCACATGAAGACGAGCACCGTCAGCGTCACGACCGCGGGCCGCGCCAGCGGCACGAGCACCTGCCACAGGATCCGCCACGTCGAGGCGCCGTCGAGGCGGGCGGCCTCGACCAGGGCCCGGCTCGAGCTGCGGAAGTAGGCCCTCATCCAGAACGTCCCGAACGCCACGGACTGCGCGACCTGTGGCAGCACGACGGCCCAGAGGGTGTCGGTCAGGCCGAGCGCCCGCAGGTCGTAGTAGAGCGGCACGAGGACCGCCTCGCTGGGCATCATGATGCCCAGCAGGAAGAGGTAGAAGACGACGGTCGCACCGCGAAAACGCATGGTGCCCAACGCATATCCCGACAAGATCGACAGCACGAGGCTGACGACGACCACCGTCGTGGAGACGAGCAGGCTGGTCCGCAGGTAGCTGCCGAAGCGTCCGATGTCCCACGCCTGCGCGAAGTTGCCGGGGTGCAGCCCGAGGACCCCACCCGACGTCACCCCGCCGGCGGCGTCGTCGGGGCCGAGGGCGGCACCGAGGACCGTCAGGATCGGGGTCAGCGCGAAGACCGCGAAGGCGATGAGGATGACGTAGTTGCCGGTCCGTTCGGCGCGCGAGACCCTCATCGCTCGTCCCTCTCCGCGATGCGGGTGATGGCGAACGAGATCGCGAAGATGATGAGCGTCAGCACCACGGCGATGGCTGCGGCCGAGCCGACCTTGCCCTGCTGGAAGGCGCGGTTGTAGACCTCGAACGACGGCACGGAGGTGCTCGTCCCCGGGCCGCCACGGGTGGTGACGTAGACGAGGTCGAAGGTGCGCAGCGCTGCGATCACGGTGAGCGTCAACGCGACCGAGATCTCGCCCCGCACCGACGGCAGCGTCACCGCGAAGAACTCCCGGAAGGGTCCGGCGCCGTCGAGGCGGGCGGCCTCGTACAGCTCACCGGGGATGCGCCCCATACCGGCGAGGAGCAGCACCGTCACCAGGCCGATCTCGAACCACGTCCCGATGAACCCGACCGCAGGCAGTGCGGCCGTGTAGTCGCCCAGCCAGCCACGGGTGAGGGAGTCGAGGCCGACCGCGCCGAGCAGGTCGTTGACGGTGCCGTCGGGGGCGTACATCCGGCGCCAGGCCACCGCGATGACGACCATCGCGACGACCTGGGGCAGGAACACCACCGTGCGGAAGAACCCGAGCCCACGGACCTTGGCGCGGTTGAGGATCGCGGCCAGCCCGAGCCCGATGACCGTGGGCACGACGGCGTAGAACACCATGAGCACCAGCGCGTGGCCGAACGACGCCCTCAGCGCAGGGTCGGTGACGACGTCGGCGTAGTTGTCCAACCCGGCCCACGTGGCCAGGGTGTTCCCGTTCCAGTCGTAGAACGAGATCTGGACCGCACGGCCGAGGGGGTAGAGCAGGAACGCGGCGTACACCGCGAACGCGGGGAGCAGGTAGAGCCAGGCGATGTTGCGGGGTTCGCCGGGCGGGCCCGAGGGGTTCGCCATCCTCAGCCGTTCGAGGCCACGAACTCGCTGTAGTCCTTCTCGACGGTGTCGAGGAACTTGTCCGGCGTCGCCTTCTTCGCGAGCAGGTCCTGCAGCGAGGCGCCGAGGGTGTCGGCCATGGTCGGCGTGGCGTAGTCGAGGTAGGGGACGAGCGAGTCGTCCTCGACCGCGGTGCCGAAGGCCGAGAAGACGTCCTTGCCCAGCGCGTTGCCGGCGGTCTGGTCGGCGGTGTCGGCGATGGGCAGGTTGTCGTTCTTGGCCAGCACGCCCATGGCGTCCTTGCTCGTGATGAAGTCGATGTAGGCGGCAGCGGCGTCGGGGTGCTTGCTCTTGCTGGAGACGGCCCACGGGATGCCCGTGCCACCGGTGGCGACCGGGGTGCTCCCGGCGGCCGGCGGGAGTGTGAAGGTCACCTTGTCGCCCATGGCCTTGCCGAGGTCGGCCTGGAGCCAGGTGCCGGCGATGAGGTACGCGCCCTTGCCCTTGCTGAAGGCCTGCCACGCCGGGTCGTAGCCGAGGCCGTTGACGTCCTTGGCGAAGTAGCCCTTGTCCACCCAGTCGACCAGCGTCTGCGCGGCCTTCTCGTTCTCCGGGGTCTTCCACGAGCCGCCCTTCTGGCCGAAGCCGAGGGTGCGGATCGCGTCGGGCTGGGCGTTCTGCGCCTGCACCGTGCCGAAGACGTGGATGGCCGGCCACTTGTCGAGGTTGCCCAGGACGAGCGGCTGCTCGCCCGCCGACTTGATCGCGCCGAGGCTGGACTCGAAGTCGGCCCAGGTCTTCGGGACCTCGTTGACGCCCGCCTTCTTGAGGATGTCGGTGTTGGCGTAGACGCCCACGACCTCGCCGACCTGCGGCAGGCCGTAGAGGTTGCCGTCACCGAAGGTCTTGCCGTCCTGGCTGTAGGAGGAGTACTTGCGCACCGACTCGGGGTAGCGCTTGTCCCAGCCGTAGGCCGTGGAGTACTTGTCGAGCGCGAGCAGCTGGCCGGCCTGGACGAACGAACCCATGTCAGGGCGGCCGTTGTTGGCCTGGAAGACGTCGGGCGGGGTGTTGCCCGACAGTGCCAGCTTGAGCGTCGTCTTGAGGTCGTCGAAGGACCGCGTCACCCGCTTGATCTTGATGTTCGGGTACTTCGCCTGGAACTCCTTGTTGAGCTCCTCGATCTGCGCCGCCTGGCCGCCGCGGACCTCCTGGTCCCAGATGGTCAGCGTGACGTCACCGAGCTTCGAGGCGTCGGTCGAGACCTGGCCCGTGGGGGTGGTGCCCGAGGTGTCGGCGTTCGAGCCCGGCGTGCAGGCCGCGAGCGCGGCGGCACCGACGAGACCGGCGGTGGCCAGCAGGATCGTGGGGCGGTTCCTCATGGACGTTCTCCTTGATCGGTGTGGCGCGGGGCCGGTGGTGCTGGGCGAGGTGGGGTTCGGGGTGCGGTGCGAGGGATCGTGCGAGGGGTGGTGCAGGGTCGGGCGGCTCACGGATAGCCCTCCACGTCGACGTGGCGGGCGATGGTGGCGGTGGCCCGGCGACCGGCACCCAGGGGGATCGCCGGGACGAGGTCGTCGAGGAAGCCGTACCGGCGCAGCAGCGACTGGTGGTAGGAGCTAGCGTCGGACGAGGCCCGGCGCTGCGTCCACCAGTCGGCGATGTCGCCCCAGCCGGGCGCGGCCAGGCTGCCGCCGAACTGCTGCACCGACAACGAGGAGCAGAGCGCCGCGAAGGCGAGGCGTTGCTGCAGCGGCCACCCGGCGAGCGTTCCGAGGACGATCGAGGCGCCGAAGACGTCGCCGGCACCGGTGGGGTCCATCGCGGGGACGCGCAGCGCGGGGACCACGGCTTCCTCGCCGGTGGCGGAGTCGATGGCCAGGGCGCCGGACTCGCCGTTGGTGACGACCGCGAGCGGCACGTGGTCGGCGAGCGCGTAGAGCGCCTCGTGGGGGGTGCTGGTCCGGGTGTAGGCCATCGCCTCCCCGGCGTTGGGCAGGAAGCCGTGGCAGACCGCGAGCTGGTCGAGGACCTCGCGGGACCAGCGGCCGCTGGGGTCCCAGCCCACGTCGGCGAAGACGAGGGAGCCGGCGGCCTGCGCCTGCTGGACCCAGGTCGGCTCGGACTCGCCCAGGAGCGGGCGCTGCTCGGAGAGCTCCACCATGACGGCGCGGGTGGGCGGCGGGGTGCCGATGAGCTCGGACGGGCCGAGCGGCGGGGCGTGGCCGTGGCTGACCATCCCGCGGTCCCGGTTGACCGCCATCGAGACGGTGACCGGCGAGTGCCAGCCCTCGAAGCGCTGCGACCGGCTCAGGTCGACGTGCTCGTTGTCGGCGAGGGTCTCCCAGCAGAAGTCGCCGTAGGCGTCGTCGCCGAAGGCGGCGGCGAGCGAGGTGCGCAGCCCGAGGCGTCGGGCGGCGACGGCGAGGTTCGCGATGCCGCCGGGGCACGACCCCATGCCGTCGGCCCACACCTCCTGGCCGTCCTCGGGGAGGGCGTCGAGCCCGGTGAAGATGATGTCGAGGAAGACGGTCCCCCAGATGAGGACGTCGAGCTCTGGGGTGCCGGGGGTGCGCAGTGCCGCGAGCGGGTCGTAGACCTGCTCCTCGGGGCTCCCTGCCGGGGTGGGCAGTGCGTCGGGCACCTGCGGGCTCCTGTTCGTCGGTGGGCCTGCTGGCCAGAATGCCCTGTTGGTCCGGGCGAGACAAGCAAGAACGATCACAATTCTTCAGCGTTGTGCATGTCGCTGCGCGGAAGTGATTGTTATGTTGCCTCCATGCGGGTCACCCGGCAACGCTCGATCGTCGAGCGGCTGCACTCCCACGGCCTCGCCTCCACGGAGGAGCTGGCCGCACTCTGCGACGTCAGCCTGGCCACCGTCCGACGCGACCTCATCGAGCTCGAGACCGCCGGAGCGCTGCGCCGCGTCCACGGCGGTGCGGTGCTCGACGGCACCGGCGACTCCCCCGAGACCGACGCCGACGCCGTGCGCGGGTTCGCCGAGGTGGCCGCGAGCGACGCGGAGGACAAGCGGGCCGTCGCCGCCCGGGCCGCGACGATGGTGGCCGACGGCGACTGCGTCATCCTCGACATCGGCACGACGACCATGATGCTGGCCAAGGAGCTGCGCGGCCGACCGGTCACCGTCGTCACGGCGAGCCTGGCCGTCCTCGACGTGCTCCGCGACGACACCGCCGTCGAGCTCGTCCTCCTCGGCGGCATCGTCCGGCGGACCTACCACTCGCTCGTCGGCGCCCTCACCGAGGACGCCCTGCGCCAGGTCCGCGCGAACTGCGCGTTCCTCGGTGCCAGCGGCGTTGCCGCCGACGGCACGGTCCTGGACACCACCCTCGTCGAGGTGCCGGTCAAGCGTGCCCTGCTCGCCACCTCCCAGCGGTCGGTGCTGCTCGTCGACCGCCACAAGTTCCCCGGCACCGGCGCCCTGCGCGTCTGCGGACTCGACGAGTTCGACGCCGTCATCACCACCACCGGGGCCCACGGCCCCACCCTCGACGCCGCTCGCGCGGCAGGCACGGAGGTCCACGTCGTATGAGGCTCGCGATCCTGGGTGGCGGGGGGTTCCGGACGCCGTTGGTCTACGGGGCCCTGCTCACCGACCACCACGACCAGCGGGTCGACGAGGTCCGCCTGCACGACGTCGACGAGTCGCGGCTCGAGGCGATCGGCCGGGTCCTGACCCAGATGGGCGCCGACCACGACGCCCCGCCGTCGGTGCTGACGACCACCGACCTCGACGAGGCGCTCGAGGGCGCCGACTTCGTCTTCTCGGCGATCCGCGTCGGTGGCCTCGAGGGGCGCACCGCCGACGAGCGCGTCGCCCTCGACCTCGGGCTGCTCGGCCAGGAGACGACCGGGCCCGGCGGTCTGTCGTTCGGCCTGCGGACCCTCCCTGTCGCCCGCCACGTCGCCGAGCGCGTGCGTGCGGTCGCGCCCGATGCCTGGGTCATCAACTTCACCAACCCCGCCGGCATGATCACCGAGGCCATGCAGCAGGTCCTCGGCGACCGGGTCGTCGGCATCTGCGACTCCCCCATCGGCCTGGGGCGACGCGCCGCGGCGACCCTTGGCCTGGACCCGCTGACGACGACCGTCGACTACGTCGGCCTCAACCACCTCGGCTGGCTCCGGGGCGTGCACTCCGCCGGCGAGGACGTCCTGCCCCGCCTGCTCGCGGACGACGCGCTGCTCGGCTCCATGGAGGAGGGTCAGCTCTTCGGCCTCGACTGGATCCGGACGCTGGGAGCCATCCCCAACGAGTACCTCTACTACTACTACTTCACCCGTGACGCCGTGGCCTCGATCCGGGGCGCCGAGCAGACCCGCGGCGAGTACCTCCTGGACCAGCAGCGCAGCTTCTACGCCGCCATGGCCGCCTCACCCCCCGACGCACTCGGCGAGTGGGACCGCGTCCGCATGGAGCGCAACGCGACGTACATGAAGGAGGCGCGGGACGAGGGCGAGGAGCGCGACGAGCACGACGTCCAGGGCGGCGGCTACGAAGGCGTGGCCCTCGCGATCATGGCCGCCATCTCCCGCGGGGAGCCCGCGTCGCTGATCCTCAACGTCCGCAACCGTGGCGCGGTCCGCGGGGTTCCGGAGGACGCCGTCGTCGAGGTGCCGTGCACGGTCGACGCCGACGGCCCGAAGCCGTTGCCCGTCAGCGCCCTGACGCCGCACCAGCTCGGCCTCGTCCTCCAGGTCAAGGGCGTCGAGCGGCTCACCATCTCGGCGTCGGCGACCGGGGACGAGCGCGAGGCCGTCGAAGCGTTCGCCCTGCACCCGCTGGTCGACTCGGTGACGGTGGCGCGCGAGCTCGTGCGCGGCTACCGGGCGCGCATCCCGGCCGTCGACGCGGTCTTCACCCGCCCCTGAGCCCGTGCCGCCGGGTCACCGGTCGACGTCCCCCCTGCCGTCGACCGGTGTCCCGGCTGCGTGGTCAGAGCAGGGCGGCCGCGTCGAACGCGAAGTAGGTCAGGATGATCTGCGCGCCGGCGCGACGGATGCCGAGCAGCGACTCCATCATCACCCGCTCGCGGTCGATCCAGCCGTTCTGGGCAGCAGCGACGATCTGGCTGTACTCGCCCGAGATCTGGTACGCCGCAACAGGAACCGGCGACATGGCTGCAGCTGCGGCGACGATGTCGAGGTGCGGCCCGGCCGGCTTCACCATGACGATGTCGGCGCCCTCGGCGATGTCGAGCTCGAGCTCGCGCAGCGACTCCGTGGCGTTGGCCGGGTCCTGCTGGTAGGTCGCGCGGTCACCCTGGAGCGAGGACTGCACTGCCTCGCGGAACGGCCCGTAGAGGCCGGAAGTGTACTTCGCCGAGTAGGCGAGGATGACCGTGTCGGTGAAGCCCTCCGCGTCGAGCGCGTCGCGGACGAACGCCACCTGGCCGTCCATCATCCCGGAGAGGCCGAGCACCTCGGCACCGGCGCGGGCCTGGGCGAGGCCCATCGCGGCATACCGCTCCAGGGTCGCGTCGTTGTCCACGCGACCGTCGTCGGTCAGGACGCCGCAGTGGCCGTGATCGGTGAACTCGTCGAGGCACAGGTCGGCCATGACGACGAGCCGGTCACCCACTGCGTCGGCGACGGCGCGCAGCGCGACGTTGAGGATGCCCTCAGGGTCGTCGGCACCGGAGCCGACCGCGTCCTTGTGCTCGGGGACGCCGAACAGCATCAGCCCGCCCAGCCCCGCCTCGACGGCGCGGTGCGCCTCGGCGACGAGCGACTCGACGGTGTGCTGGACGACTCCGGGCATGGCCGAGATCTCGACCGGCTCGGTGATGCCCTCGCGGACGAACACGGGCAGGACCAGCTCGGCCGGGTGGAGGCGGGTCTCGGCGACCAGCCGGCGCACGGCCGGGGACTGCCGCAGCCGGCGGGGTCGGATCACCGGCCCCGCCGGGAAGCGTGCGTCAGCCACGCCGGTCACTTGGCCCGACGGCGCGAGGCGGCCTTCTTGGCACTCGGTCGCACCACGGCCTCGCCGGCCTCGGCAGCTGCCGCGGCCAGGCCCAGGCCGTAGTCGGCGAGGGCGTCGACCAGCGAGTCCGAGGACGCCTCCGGTGCGAGGACGTCGACCCGCAGGCCGTGCTCCTCGGCCGCCTTGGCGGTCGCCGGGCCGATGCAGGCGATGACCGTCGACGGGTGCGGCTTGCCGGCGATGCCGACGAGGTTGCGGACCGTCGAGGACGAGGTGAAGACCGCGGCGTCGAACTGCCCGCCCTTGATGGCCTCGCGGATCTCTGCAGCCGGAGGGGCTGCACGGACGGTGCGGTAGGCCGTCACGTCGTCGACCTCCCAGCCCATCTCGACCAGTCCGGCGACGAGGGTGTCGGTCGCGATGTCGGCGCGGGGCAGGAAGACCCGGTTGATCGGGTCGAGCACCTCGTCGAACGGCGGCCAGTCGGCGAGCAGGCCGTTGGCCGACTTCTCGCCGGACGGCACGAGGTCCGGGACGATGCCCCACTCGCGCAGCGCGTCGGCCGTGACGCCACCCACGGCGGCGACCTTGAGCCCGGCGAACGCGCGGGCGTCGAGCCCGAACTCCTCGAACTTCTCGCGCACCGCCTTGACGGCGTTGACCGAGGTGAAGCCGATCCACTCGTAGCGGCCGGTGACCAGGCCCTTGACCGCGCGCTCCATCTGCTGGGGCGTGCGCGGCGGCTCGACGCTGATCGTCGGGACGACCTCGGCGGTGGCGCCGTAGGACTCCAGGCGCGAGATCGTCGAGCCCGACTGCTCCTTGGTGCGCGGGACGAGGACGTTCCAGCCGAACAGCGGCTTGGTCTCGAACCACGACAGCTGCTCGCGCAGCGCCACCGTGGAGCCGACGACCGCGAGGGCCGGGAACTCGACCGTCTTCATGACCTTGGCGACCTCGCCCAGGGTCGTGACGCGCGTCGACTGGCGGATCGTCGTGCCGCGCTCGGTCAGGGCGACCGGGCTGGACTCCGACCGACCGGCGGCGAGCAGCTTGCCGAGTGCCGTCGTGAGGTCGTCCGGCGCACCGAGGAGCACCACGGTGACCGACTCCGTCGCAGAGGCGGACCAGTCGACCGAGCGGTCGTTCGCGGCGATGACGTGCACGGCCGGGGAGCTGCTCGAGGTGAGCGGGATGCCGGCATAGGCCGGGACGGCCGAGACGGCGCTGACGCCGGGGACGATGTCGAACCCGATGCCGGCCTTCTGGCAGGCCAGGGCCTCCTCGGCCAGGCCGTTGAAGGTGCCCGGGTCGCCGTCCATGAGGCGGACGACCAGTCCACCGTTGGCGGCCTTGGCCGCCTTGACGACGAGCTTGGCGCGCAT
Encoded here:
- the hemL gene encoding glutamate-1-semialdehyde 2,1-aminomutase; translation: MTAHPFDAPASQALLERALAVTPGGVNSPVRAFRAVGGTPRFMASGTGPYLTDVDGREYVDLVCSWGPMILGHGHPAVVEAVSAAVSQGFSFGTPSENEVALGEEIVARVEPVGQVRLVSSGTEATMSAIRLARGYTGRSLIVKFAGCYHGHVDSLLAQAGSGVATFALPDSAGVPKEMAAETIVLPFNDLAAVEEAFAARGSEIAAIITEASPGNMGVVPPAPGFTEGLRRITAAHGALLISDEVMTGFRCSAAGWYGLEGPYAAGAPDLFTFGKVMGGGFPAAAFGGRADVMALLAPVGPVYQAGTLSGNPVATAAGRATLQQCTPELYARLDEVADAITGALDTELGRAGVPHTIQRAGSMFSVFFRDGAVGNYDQARDQHVPAFAAFFHSMLSQGVYLPPSAFESWFVSGAHDDAAVDRIVSALPAAASAAAESFATIDS
- a CDS encoding MarR family winged helix-turn-helix transcriptional regulator, whose product is MSTAVTAPPRWLTPDQQEAWRAYLRGSRLLEAALDRDLQSHGVQLSEYEIISMLSEAPGRRLRMSGLADLVVQSRSRLTHTAARLEKRGWVRRESCLEDRRGVELVLTELGQRSVEEMALVHIESVRRNIVDTMTPEQFTTLGVAMAAMRDAILAGGLPSCSEV
- a CDS encoding YceI family protein is translated as MASIKDLSAGTWNVDASHSELGFTARHLMVTKVRGKFNEFEATATVPEDVTASTINATVQLASVDTGSADRDAHIKGEDFFDVEKNPTMTFTSTEVTEDTLKGDLTIKGVTKPVEFDLEFNGLATDPWGNQKAGFEASTEINRKDFGLEWNVALEGGGVLVSEKIKINLDIQLVKAA
- a CDS encoding sugar-binding protein — its product is MIAGTRPRARAAACAAALATATALGLAAAGGAAAAPQDRGGPKPPDRTTSAGTPVDLGALFIGAHPDDEAGQLSAYGEWREKYGLRTGVITVTRGEGGGNAVGPEEGPALGLLREKEERAAVGKAGITDVFNLDKVDFYYTVSNPLTQQIWDHEDTLGKVVRIIRQTRPEILSTMNPAPSPGNHGNHQEAGRLAIEAFTAAADPTRFPEQLSKEGLKTWAPLRLLVRGSAATSPTGAACATGFTLKDTTQNVYGVWSGERAKSGRTWAAIERDAQRVYASQGWATFPDVPSDPSALGCDYFQQVDSRVPFPAPGSAAAGKPSAALDGAVTRAAGTVPLGTRMRVATTKFGVLAGQPFTATVEVTAPAKGLHRASLKPSVPSGWTVVGNGDLGTVKAGRTVTKTFTVTPAAGATVGERARVAATLRTDEGNGYSDRPVQVVAPVAGSQQLLPQVADFEKWTGATAGQPQLSGTVSPVLSLASGASRQVRVDLRNNSAAPQSGTVALDLPAGFTAQPGTAAYGPVAAGGTGAVTFTVTNTDTTLKTSNQGGTLGAPAGDYAYTITTTSAAGTSKAAAALELVPRTTIGQAAAAPEVDGVDTAGEYPGEAIDISRLWEGTACTSAADCSATAKLAWRDDTLFVLVDVTDDTLGTKLDAADCKRHWRTDSVELAIDPRGTSENTSTTFKAAILPVTAEGGPCYERDADNHQGPGAETAPGMKVASKVRSGGYTVETSIPMSLLPGAVDPQRMGLNLFVYDSDTQDKTGQTRIGWSTWGGVQGDPYRWGQAEVEGYTPPAGRPTTAPEPVIPLSALSSLDSPQSLQQAVAIDVPLAGGAASTRANSGWVDKARLRGDTALVRMRANAAGTAHVHVVDATGVLGSRTVKVAAGKHEYGVVLDREPKGGVTVYVGWQDAAGGTLASKATAR
- a CDS encoding carbohydrate ABC transporter permease; protein product: MRVSRAERTGNYVILIAFAVFALTPILTVLGAALGPDDAAGGVTSGGVLGLHPGNFAQAWDIGRFGSYLRTSLLVSTTVVVVSLVLSILSGYALGTMRFRGATVVFYLFLLGIMMPSEAVLVPLYYDLRALGLTDTLWAVVLPQVAQSVAFGTFWMRAYFRSSSRALVEAARLDGASTWRILWQVLVPLARPAVVTLTVLVFMWTWNEFLIPLVMVTSESLRTAPLGLAFFQGQYTQGFTLLAAGACIVATPVVLLYVFLQRHFIAGMLEGAVRE